The following coding sequences are from one Methanobacterium sp. window:
- a CDS encoding DUF362 domain-containing protein produces the protein MASKVYFSDFRSRSSRENKINKIKKLFKAAGFENIIKKNDLTAIKLHFGEKGNDSYINPVFVRQIVDEVKKTGAKPFLTDTNTLYYGSRHNSVDHLNTAILHGFDYAVSGAPIIIADGINGENEIEVEINLKHFENVKIAGDIEKSDSMVVLSHFKGHGMSGFGGAIKNLAMGCASPAGKLEQHECAKPVISERCIGCGKCMAACPVSVMYTENGRTKIDYEACIACNNCLMVCPESVIDLDWENIQPFIEKMTEYAYGAIKNKWDKVCYINFLMDITPDCDCVPWSDSPIVPDIGILSSYDPVALDTASYDLVNQQCGFTDSLLNHNHEKGEDKFRGLYEKIDGDIQMKYGEEIGLGTMDYELIIL, from the coding sequence ATGGCGAGTAAGGTATATTTTTCGGATTTTAGATCAAGGAGTAGTAGGGAAAACAAAATAAATAAGATTAAAAAACTTTTCAAAGCTGCAGGATTTGAAAACATAATCAAAAAAAATGATCTAACAGCCATTAAACTTCATTTCGGCGAAAAGGGGAATGATTCCTATATAAACCCTGTTTTTGTAAGACAAATTGTTGATGAAGTTAAAAAAACAGGAGCTAAGCCCTTTTTGACAGATACAAATACGCTTTACTATGGGAGTAGGCATAATTCAGTTGATCATCTAAATACAGCAATATTGCATGGATTTGATTATGCAGTTTCAGGAGCACCTATTATAATTGCAGATGGAATTAATGGGGAGAATGAAATAGAGGTTGAAATTAATTTAAAACACTTCGAAAATGTTAAAATTGCAGGGGATATAGAAAAATCAGATTCAATGGTTGTGCTCTCTCATTTTAAGGGCCATGGGATGAGTGGTTTTGGAGGAGCCATAAAAAATCTTGCTATGGGATGCGCCTCACCTGCAGGTAAATTAGAGCAACATGAATGCGCTAAACCAGTAATATCAGAAAGATGTATAGGTTGTGGTAAATGTATGGCAGCGTGTCCAGTATCTGTGATGTATACAGAGAATGGAAGGACTAAAATAGATTATGAAGCTTGTATTGCCTGTAATAACTGCTTAATGGTATGTCCTGAATCAGTAATTGACCTCGACTGGGAAAATATACAGCCGTTCATCGAAAAAATGACAGAATATGCCTATGGGGCAATTAAAAACAAATGGGATAAAGTTTGTTACATTAATTTTTTAATGGATATCACCCCTGATTGCGATTGTGTTCCATGGAGCGATTCCCCAATTGTTCCAGATATAGGGATATTATCATCATATGATCCTGTTGCACTGGATACAGCAAGCTATGATCTTGTAAATCAACAATGTGGATTTACCGATTCACTTTTAAATCACAATCATGAGAAAGGTGAGGATAAATTCAGAGGACTATATGAAAAAATTGATGGCGATATCCAGATGAAATATGGGGAAGAAATTGGCTTGGGAACTATGGATTATGAGTTAATTATATTATAA
- a CDS encoding TMEM175 family protein yields MAIDVWESTNRIETLVDGIFAIAMTLLVLTIDVPQLPDTVSNVALQSTLIGLWPKFFAYGLSFILLAIFWRMNHQQFYIIKRTNTTLLQITVMWLLFVALVPFSASLTSEYGHLQSAAIFFHINMFLIGFFPALAWYYAVKKNFMDEGITLERINEIQKIHLILPFLSLIAIFISFLTPSWSSLTYAFHPLVKKIIGYF; encoded by the coding sequence ATGGCAATAGATGTATGGGAATCAACTAATCGTATTGAAACACTTGTAGATGGAATATTTGCAATTGCAATGACTTTACTGGTTTTGACTATTGATGTTCCTCAACTGCCAGATACTGTAAGTAATGTGGCATTGCAGAGCACTTTAATTGGTTTATGGCCGAAATTCTTTGCATATGGATTGAGTTTCATTCTTCTTGCAATATTCTGGAGAATGAACCACCAACAATTTTATATAATTAAACGCACTAATACCACTCTTTTACAGATAACAGTTATGTGGCTTTTATTTGTTGCTCTTGTACCTTTTTCAGCATCGCTAACCTCAGAATATGGTCACCTACAATCTGCAGCGATATTTTTTCATATTAACATGTTTTTAATCGGTTTTTTTCCAGCATTAGCCTGGTATTATGCTGTAAAGAAAAATTTTATGGATGAGGGGATAACTCTTGAAAGAATCAATGAAATCCAAAAAATTCACCTGATTTTGCCCTTTTTATCCTTAATTGCAATTTTTATCTCTTTTTTAACTCCTTCCTGGAGTTCACTGACATATGCTTTCCATCCTCTGGTTAAAAAAATAATAGGATATTTTTAG
- a CDS encoding DUF202 domain-containing protein: MKNYHQGEVEYKKKQTDLARKQVVMANERTYNSWVRSGLTAVVGGLFIARFLGEGVKSILVTAIGLIFILSSIGFYIVGYWRYKQDIERIHGKEAKRSVSTRIIITTSAALIFSSILSLALIYQFYYA; the protein is encoded by the coding sequence TTGAAAAACTACCATCAAGGTGAAGTAGAATACAAGAAAAAACAGACTGATTTAGCACGTAAACAGGTGGTAATGGCCAATGAAAGGACATACAACTCATGGGTGCGCAGCGGTCTCACTGCAGTTGTTGGTGGTTTATTCATAGCCAGATTTTTAGGTGAAGGAGTAAAATCTATTTTAGTAACTGCTATTGGCCTGATATTTATATTATCAAGTATTGGATTTTATATAGTAGGTTACTGGCGTTATAAGCAAGATATAGAAAGAATACATGGTAAAGAAGCTAAAAGGAGCGTTTCAACACGAATAATAATTACTACCAGTGCTGCCCTGATATTCAGTTCAATATTATCCCTGGCTTTAATATATCAGTTCTACTACGCCTAA
- the budA gene encoding acetolactate decarboxylase yields the protein MAKNYFLLLFVLISVSAALLFYDDPSPSEEDILFQVSTFKDLSAGHYEGIISSGDLKMHGDVGIGTFDGLDGEMIELNGYIYQAKSDGSVLLANNSDMIPFAMVTDFNPDKILVVNKSMNYKELQQYLNTTIPSKNLFYSFKVMGSFSSIKARSPPKQHEPYPNLTDALKNQSIFYFNNINGTMVGFWCPESARSVNLNDYHFHFISVDRNSGGHVLDVELDNVIIEIDYMPNIYVFSPSKNN from the coding sequence ATGGCAAAAAATTATTTTCTCCTTTTATTTGTTCTTATATCTGTTTCTGCAGCACTGCTATTTTACGATGATCCCTCCCCTTCAGAAGAAGATATTTTATTTCAGGTATCAACATTTAAGGATTTATCTGCAGGACATTATGAAGGAATTATAAGTTCAGGGGATTTAAAAATGCATGGTGATGTGGGTATAGGTACTTTTGACGGTCTCGATGGAGAAATGATTGAATTAAACGGCTATATATATCAGGCCAAATCAGATGGGTCTGTTCTTCTTGCTAATAACTCAGATATGATTCCATTTGCCATGGTAACTGATTTTAATCCGGATAAAATATTAGTGGTAAATAAAAGTATGAACTATAAAGAACTTCAACAGTATCTGAATACCACTATTCCTTCCAAGAATTTATTCTATTCATTTAAAGTAATGGGCAGTTTCTCAAGTATTAAAGCCAGAAGCCCTCCTAAACAACATGAACCCTACCCTAATCTTACTGATGCATTGAAAAATCAGTCCATTTTTTATTTTAACAATATCAATGGGACAATGGTTGGATTCTGGTGTCCAGAATCTGCAAGAAGCGTCAATCTCAATGATTATCACTTTCATTTTATCAGTGTGGACAGAAATTCAGGAGGGCATGTTCTGGACGTTGAATTGGATAATGTAATAATAGAAATTGATTATATGCCCAATATTTATGTATTTTCCCCTTCAAAAAATAATTGA
- a CDS encoding HAD family hydrolase yields the protein MKAVVFDNSGTLIERFRALKDLKTGLIIEDMSSIDIVDNGVKRALVVLQTNPAKCIINARPDQTIYEFIKRNKIDFDISYSAHYIKKNELLEAIKEDSAMVSDIQDSINAVVDKEYNIQICSGSGFIVSLEKKKIEFTITAGGKIFDEVPEVIDELKKRNIEIFIASGDRRDSLKELAKFLKLPKENVFDTADSWKKMMIIKKLKNKYKVMMVGNSANDILALKEADIGVLTLQQKEETPQKVYDAADVVVGNIKEILDIEF from the coding sequence ATGAAAGCTGTTGTCTTCGATAATTCAGGTACGCTCATAGAAAGATTCAGAGCATTGAAAGATCTGAAAACAGGGTTGATAATTGAGGATATGAGTTCAATAGACATTGTGGATAATGGTGTCAAAAGAGCGCTTGTAGTGCTGCAAACTAACCCTGCAAAATGTATTATAAACGCCAGACCTGACCAGACAATTTATGAGTTCATAAAAAGAAATAAAATTGATTTTGATATCAGCTATTCTGCACATTATATCAAAAAAAATGAACTTCTTGAAGCAATTAAAGAAGATAGCGCAATGGTAAGCGATATACAGGACAGCATAAATGCTGTAGTTGATAAAGAATATAATATACAGATATGCAGTGGATCTGGATTTATAGTGAGCTTAGAAAAGAAAAAAATCGAATTTACAATAACAGCAGGTGGAAAAATCTTCGATGAAGTCCCTGAAGTTATTGATGAACTTAAAAAGCGAAATATTGAAATTTTTATAGCATCAGGAGACAGGAGAGATTCCTTAAAAGAACTTGCAAAATTTTTAAAGCTCCCTAAAGAAAATGTATTCGATACAGCAGATTCATGGAAGAAAATGATGATCATTAAGAAATTAAAAAACAAATATAAAGTTATGATGGTAGGGAACAGTGCCAATGATATACTTGCCCTTAAAGAGGCAGATATTGGTGTTTTAACTCTACAACAAAAAGAAGAAACCCCACAAAAAGTTTATGATGCTGCTGATGTTGTTGTAGGCAATATTAAGGAAATTCTTGATATTGAATTTTAA
- a CDS encoding LysE family transporter: protein MIEIILFGLTSFGVGLSGALVPGPMLTVTISDSVKKGPIAGPQVVLGHIMTESAMMVAILAGVGWIIGSQTAALIIGIIGGAVLIYMGYNLSISSNELHNTINNVNNSKKSGIQHGSVLNGIITSLSNPYFFIWWASVGCAFMYKGLELAGIVGLLGFIIGHWSADLSWYSIISFFSSHGTKLMNDRTYKVVMRACGIFLILLGIYFLLSVLKIV, encoded by the coding sequence TTGATTGAAATAATCCTTTTTGGATTAACATCCTTTGGAGTTGGCCTTTCCGGAGCCCTTGTACCTGGCCCAATGCTTACTGTTACCATATCTGACTCAGTAAAGAAAGGGCCTATTGCGGGTCCTCAAGTAGTTTTAGGCCATATCATGACAGAAAGCGCCATGATGGTTGCCATACTTGCAGGAGTAGGCTGGATTATTGGTTCACAAACTGCAGCACTTATAATTGGAATAATAGGGGGCGCTGTACTCATTTATATGGGTTACAATCTTTCAATATCTTCTAATGAGTTGCACAATACCATTAACAACGTGAATAACTCAAAAAAATCCGGTATTCAACATGGATCTGTTCTCAATGGGATTATTACAAGTTTATCCAATCCATATTTCTTTATCTGGTGGGCAAGTGTCGGATGCGCTTTTATGTATAAGGGACTGGAACTTGCAGGCATTGTGGGTCTTTTAGGATTTATTATAGGTCACTGGTCTGCAGATCTTTCGTGGTACAGCATTATATCATTTTTTTCAAGTCATGGGACAAAGTTAATGAATGATAGAACATACAAAGTTGTAATGAGAGCGTGCGGGATTTTTTTAATCCTCCTGGGAATATATTTTCTATTGAGTGTTTTAAAAATAGTTTAA
- the ala gene encoding alanine dehydrogenase, which translates to MDTILLNQSQIKELMSMKEVIKSVETAFQVHSERKVEMPAKEYLFYKKFRGDLRIMPCFIRGMNESGVKCVNVHPDNPRKHGLPTVMAIIELVDPKTGFPISIMDGTWITNMRTGAAAGVATKHLARDNSEILGLVGAGVQAQTGFEAINEVMDIKEVRVSCRTCETRENFARHITEKYGIEAKATETIKEAVVGADVVLTTTPSREPIVKSKWIVPGTHINAMGADAPGKQELDSHMFYKSKIFIDCWEQASHSGEINIPVAEGILRRNDIQGTLGNVITGKVPGRTSDEDITIFDSTGLAVQDIVTAWNIYEKAVKNETGQKMNFLD; encoded by the coding sequence ATGGACACAATCCTTCTAAATCAAAGCCAAATTAAAGAACTTATGAGCATGAAAGAAGTTATTAAAAGTGTTGAAACTGCTTTTCAGGTTCATTCAGAACGTAAAGTTGAAATGCCAGCTAAAGAATATCTTTTCTACAAAAAATTCAGGGGAGATCTGAGGATAATGCCCTGTTTTATCCGGGGGATGAACGAATCTGGAGTCAAATGCGTTAATGTACATCCAGATAACCCCCGTAAACATGGTTTACCAACAGTAATGGCCATAATTGAGCTTGTAGATCCTAAAACAGGTTTTCCAATTTCTATCATGGATGGAACATGGATTACAAATATGAGAACAGGGGCAGCTGCCGGTGTTGCCACAAAACACCTTGCAAGAGATAATTCAGAGATTTTAGGGCTTGTAGGTGCAGGAGTACAGGCACAAACAGGTTTTGAAGCTATAAACGAAGTAATGGACATTAAAGAAGTTAGAGTTTCATGCAGAACATGTGAAACACGTGAAAATTTCGCCAGGCACATCACAGAAAAATATGGAATTGAAGCTAAAGCCACCGAAACAATAAAAGAAGCAGTTGTAGGTGCTGATGTTGTTCTTACCACCACTCCTTCTCGAGAACCCATAGTTAAATCAAAATGGATAGTTCCCGGAACCCACATTAACGCAATGGGTGCGGACGCCCCAGGTAAACAGGAACTGGACAGCCACATGTTTTACAAATCCAAAATATTTATTGACTGCTGGGAACAGGCAAGTCACAGCGGTGAAATCAATATCCCTGTTGCTGAAGGCATTTTAAGAAGAAATGATATTCAGGGAACTCTTGGTAATGTTATTACAGGTAAAGTTCCAGGTAGAACTTCAGATGAAGATATTACAATATTTGATTCAACCGGACTTGCAGTTCAGGACATTGTCACTGCGTGGAACATTTATGAAAAAGCAGTGAAAAATGAAACTGGTCAGAAAATGAATTTTCTTGATTAG
- a CDS encoding isoprenylcysteine carboxylmethyltransferase family protein, whose product MRNFKNFLPRILLLSLFLIPIIYFNGFYYHFYVYLSSNVITGIITQQWHIVILCILLFMAFLIPLSYRRKANWVEYGLVSAFFISLFIEMYGIPLTVLFASKYFFTPGTQLPPNIVNFYFLGVGFGMDIAMTYGAILMLIGMAIIITGWIKLYRSTKEDGLVTDGIYAYSRHPQYLGFILIILGWLFGWPTIITVVLAPILIYKYIRVCKTEEEEISNEFPEYKDYKENVPLFI is encoded by the coding sequence ATGAGGAACTTTAAAAATTTTTTACCAAGAATTCTTCTTTTATCCCTTTTTTTAATACCTATAATCTATTTTAACGGTTTTTATTATCACTTCTATGTTTATCTCTCAAGTAATGTAATTACAGGCATTATAACACAACAATGGCACATCGTCATACTCTGTATCCTTCTTTTTATGGCATTTTTAATTCCCCTTTCCTATAGAAGAAAGGCAAACTGGGTAGAATATGGTCTGGTCAGTGCATTTTTCATTTCACTATTTATAGAAATGTATGGAATTCCGCTGACGGTTCTTTTTGCATCAAAGTACTTCTTTACCCCGGGGACACAACTTCCACCAAATATTGTGAATTTCTATTTTTTAGGTGTTGGATTCGGGATGGATATTGCCATGACGTATGGTGCAATTTTGATGCTCATTGGAATGGCAATAATTATTACGGGCTGGATCAAGCTTTACAGGAGCACTAAAGAAGATGGTCTGGTTACAGATGGAATATATGCTTATTCAAGGCATCCGCAGTATTTAGGATTCATTTTGATTATACTGGGATGGCTCTTTGGGTGGCCGACAATTATTACTGTAGTCCTGGCCCCAATATTGATTTATAAATATATAAGAGTATGTAAAACCGAAGAGGAAGAAATTTCAAATGAATTTCCAGAATATAAAGATTATAAAGAGAATGTTCCTCTTTTTATTTAA
- the gatA gene encoding Asp-tRNA(Asn)/Glu-tRNA(Gln) amidotransferase subunit GatA, producing the protein MNLLDKSESIKNHEITAVDNLESFLKVIKKKNPQINAFLEIKEEEAVQSAEKIDSKVKKGEKVGKLAGLTVGIKSNINIEDFKITAASKTLENYVGSYNATVINRIKDEDGIILGTTNMDEFAAGSSTETSYFGYTENPAAPGRIPGGSSGGSAAVIAAEMCDLSLGSDTGGSIRNPASHCGVMGFKSTYGVVSRQGLLDLAMSLEQIGPFSRDAAGMALMLDSIAGYDPRECTTIKETPNFDRITEKSQDVLKGMRLGVVKEFFDVSDDKIVDIIEESIDKMTEMGAEVVELSFKYLDLCIPTYYLINYVEFFSATRKYDGRKYGYRIEDVCGDEVLRRIHMGSYISQKEYSGKYYKKALQARSLIRREITGLLDDVDALISPTVPKLPHKLGESLNPMDMYAYDVLTVIANLAGIPAGSMKAGEVNGIPVGLQIQGKPLDDAKIIELMAGIERIE; encoded by the coding sequence ATGAATCTTTTAGATAAATCAGAATCAATCAAAAATCATGAAATAACAGCAGTAGATAATTTAGAATCATTTTTAAAGGTTATAAAAAAGAAAAACCCTCAAATAAATGCATTCTTAGAAATTAAAGAAGAAGAAGCAGTACAAAGTGCTGAAAAAATTGATTCCAAAGTTAAAAAAGGCGAAAAAGTAGGGAAACTTGCAGGGTTAACAGTTGGAATTAAAAGCAACATAAACATCGAGGACTTTAAAATTACAGCCGCTTCAAAAACTCTTGAAAATTATGTGGGAAGCTATAATGCCACAGTTATAAACAGAATAAAGGATGAAGATGGTATAATTCTCGGTACAACTAATATGGATGAGTTTGCAGCAGGTAGCTCAACTGAAACTTCTTATTTTGGATATACAGAAAATCCTGCAGCTCCTGGAAGAATACCCGGCGGCTCAAGTGGGGGAAGCGCAGCCGTAATTGCAGCAGAGATGTGTGATCTGTCTCTGGGATCAGATACTGGTGGTTCAATTAGAAATCCCGCCTCTCACTGTGGAGTTATGGGATTTAAATCAACTTATGGGGTAGTTTCAAGACAGGGACTGCTGGACCTTGCAATGAGTCTGGAGCAGATAGGCCCATTTTCTAGGGACGCTGCTGGAATGGCTTTAATGCTTGATTCCATTGCAGGTTATGATCCAAGGGAATGTACAACTATAAAAGAAACTCCAAACTTTGATAGAATAACTGAAAAATCACAAGATGTTCTAAAAGGAATGAGGCTGGGTGTAGTAAAAGAATTCTTTGATGTATCTGATGATAAGATAGTGGATATAATTGAAGAGAGCATCGATAAAATGACCGAGATGGGTGCTGAAGTAGTAGAATTAAGCTTCAAATATCTTGATTTATGCATCCCTACCTATTACCTCATAAACTATGTTGAGTTCTTCTCAGCAACAAGAAAATATGATGGCCGAAAATATGGATACAGAATAGAAGACGTGTGTGGAGATGAAGTTTTAAGAAGAATACACATGGGATCGTATATCAGCCAGAAAGAATACAGTGGAAAATACTATAAAAAGGCATTACAAGCGAGATCGTTAATTAGAAGAGAAATCACAGGCCTTTTAGATGATGTTGATGCTCTGATTAGTCCAACTGTCCCAAAACTTCCCCATAAACTTGGAGAATCATTAAATCCTATGGATATGTATGCTTACGACGTTCTAACCGTTATTGCAAACCTTGCAGGAATCCCAGCAGGAAGTATGAAGGCAGGAGAAGTAAATGGAATACCGGTTGGTCTTCAAATCCAGGGAAAACCACTGGATGATGCCAAGATCATTGAGCTGATGGCAGGAATTGAAAGGATAGAATAA
- a CDS encoding AAA family ATPase, which produces MKKIGLLYVKGSLPLFENFGNLPTHIVKENGLVNGKKTHESLDGLIIPGGSIIESQSITDDLKTEIRKMEKEEKFILGMCSGFQLLSNKIDIGRRSPCPIEREGLGILDVSFKPMIGTDRVEAEIIDNSFLTRGMVGEKVTGFHCHTYGLIEGNARPLFLSTVKRTDYHDNPRKILSGVRNDEGNVVGTMVHGCLDESPALVDNIFRFIDASEQDILDIRAVNKELLTKIKGEIGIDTNIYAKSVNRETSKTNSLPKTIMIAGTGSDSGKTFLTTGIVGILRKKGYKVGLLKVGPDIRDIVPSLYLNKENMEKFSSIKIGGLGWMDLEKILEELARTNYDILLIEGVMSAFTGALNEKTPFSTVEIAKSANIPVILVSSCSKGGIETAAVDIVGHICVMDKLGVQTKGVILNRVYDKSISEIASSFITRRANVNVIGELPKIKMADRGNTPEVEIRIEEFCSHAMKTVEEHLNVDEIIKIAKVPEFSGYISYKDIIKGFS; this is translated from the coding sequence ATGAAAAAAATAGGTCTTCTATATGTAAAAGGCTCCTTACCTCTTTTTGAAAACTTCGGTAACCTGCCAACACATATTGTAAAGGAAAACGGACTTGTGAATGGTAAAAAAACCCACGAATCTCTTGATGGACTTATAATACCTGGTGGAAGCATTATAGAGTCACAGAGTATTACTGATGATCTAAAGACAGAAATTCGGAAGATGGAAAAAGAAGAAAAATTTATTCTGGGAATGTGTTCAGGTTTTCAACTTCTTTCCAATAAAATAGACATAGGAAGACGTTCTCCCTGCCCAATTGAAAGGGAAGGGCTTGGAATTCTGGATGTATCCTTTAAACCGATGATTGGAACTGACAGGGTTGAAGCAGAAATCATTGATAACTCTTTTTTAACCAGGGGAATGGTTGGAGAAAAAGTAACAGGGTTTCACTGCCATACTTATGGATTAATTGAAGGAAATGCAAGACCTCTTTTTTTAAGCACAGTTAAAAGGACAGATTATCATGATAACCCTCGAAAGATTTTATCAGGTGTTAGAAATGATGAAGGGAACGTTGTAGGGACCATGGTTCACGGATGTCTTGATGAAAGCCCAGCGCTTGTAGATAATATTTTTAGATTTATAGATGCATCTGAACAGGATATTTTAGATATAAGGGCTGTAAATAAAGAGCTTTTAACAAAAATTAAAGGTGAAATAGGAATAGATACAAATATATATGCAAAATCAGTTAATCGAGAAACCTCAAAAACCAATAGTCTCCCCAAAACAATAATGATTGCGGGGACAGGGTCAGATTCAGGTAAAACTTTTTTAACAACGGGCATTGTTGGAATTTTAAGGAAAAAAGGCTATAAGGTAGGTTTATTAAAGGTGGGGCCGGATATAAGGGATATAGTTCCTTCTCTTTATCTTAATAAAGAAAATATGGAAAAGTTCTCATCAATTAAAATCGGCGGGCTGGGATGGATGGATTTAGAAAAAATACTGGAAGAACTGGCACGCACGAATTATGATATCCTCCTTATAGAGGGGGTAATGAGCGCATTTACAGGTGCTTTAAATGAGAAAACACCCTTTTCAACGGTTGAAATAGCAAAATCCGCCAATATTCCGGTTATACTGGTTTCATCCTGCAGTAAAGGAGGAATTGAAACTGCCGCAGTTGATATTGTCGGCCATATATGTGTTATGGATAAGCTTGGAGTTCAAACAAAAGGCGTTATTTTAAATAGGGTCTATGATAAGTCCATATCAGAAATAGCATCATCTTTTATAACCAGAAGAGCAAATGTTAACGTAATTGGTGAATTACCAAAAATTAAAATGGCTGACAGGGGTAATACGCCTGAAGTGGAGATAAGGATTGAAGAATTCTGCTCGCATGCCATGAAAACTGTTGAAGAACATTTAAATGTTGATGAAATAATTAAAATTGCAAAAGTTCCAGAATTCAGCGGTTATATATCTTATAAAGATATTATTAAAGGTTTCAGTTAA
- the ribB gene encoding 3,4-dihydroxy-2-butanone-4-phosphate synthase — translation MINDALKAFKNGEIILVFDSDNRERETDMIVAAELITPKHLARMRNDAGGLVCTAVSHEEAEKLRLPFMTDVMEAAQDKYPLLAELSPTDIPYDERSAFSLTINHRETFTGITDNDRALTIKELALLCKNENYTHFGEHFRAPGHVTLLRGSEGLLTKRQGHTEMTIALTEMAGLTPVGVCCEMMDDETGNSLPTTEVQKYAEKEGLIFLSGEEVIKAYKEFKTNNL, via the coding sequence ATGATAAACGATGCACTGAAAGCATTTAAAAATGGAGAAATCATTCTAGTATTTGATAGTGATAACAGAGAACGAGAAACTGATATGATTGTTGCAGCAGAACTTATAACTCCCAAACACCTTGCAAGGATGAGAAATGATGCAGGAGGATTAGTTTGCACTGCAGTATCCCATGAAGAAGCTGAAAAGCTTAGATTACCCTTCATGACTGATGTTATGGAAGCTGCACAGGATAAATACCCATTACTGGCTGAACTTTCACCAACTGACATTCCATACGATGAAAGGTCTGCTTTTTCCCTAACAATAAATCATAGAGAAACATTTACTGGAATAACCGATAATGACAGAGCTTTAACAATAAAAGAACTTGCTCTACTTTGTAAAAATGAGAATTACACCCACTTTGGAGAACATTTCAGAGCTCCAGGACATGTAACACTTCTTAGAGGTTCAGAAGGGCTTTTAACAAAGCGCCAGGGACATACAGAAATGACCATTGCACTTACTGAGATGGCTGGGCTAACTCCCGTTGGTGTTTGCTGTGAAATGATGGATGATGAAACTGGAAATTCACTCCCAACCACCGAAGTTCAGAAATACGCTGAAAAAGAGGGATTGATCTTTTTAAGTGGAGAAGAAGTAATTAAAGCATATAAAGAGTTTAAAACAAATAATCTTTAA
- a CDS encoding CTP-dependent riboflavin kinase has protein sequence MEVKGIITSGQGKGAYFMSLPVYKTQFKDKLNFSPFPGTLNIKIGTEEINNIHDIPEDKLKIIKGKENFGDVLLIKAVLNEEIDGAVVFPKKTTHGENILEFIAAENIKKKLNVEDGDSVKIRFEY, from the coding sequence ATGGAAGTTAAAGGAATTATAACATCAGGGCAGGGAAAAGGAGCATATTTCATGTCTTTACCTGTATACAAAACACAATTTAAAGATAAGCTTAATTTCAGCCCATTTCCAGGTACTCTGAATATCAAAATTGGTACGGAAGAAATTAATAATATTCATGATATTCCAGAAGATAAGCTGAAAATCATTAAAGGTAAGGAAAATTTTGGAGATGTGCTTCTTATAAAAGCTGTTTTAAACGAAGAAATAGATGGAGCTGTCGTTTTTCCAAAAAAAACCACACATGGAGAGAACATACTTGAATTTATAGCAGCAGAAAATATTAAAAAGAAATTAAATGTTGAAGATGGAGATTCTGTTAAAATCAGGTTTGAATATTGA
- a CDS encoding endonuclease V — MCSCNLTQYLGNIQNNLSKKIIEEDCFEDIESVVGVDISFSKDSFAVAAAVVVDFNTIEVLEEKTLEVEVLFPYITGFLGFREADAAVSVLKTLDSKFDVLMVNGHGIMHPRGFGLASHVGLLMDVPAIGVAKRLIDGNYKLYDNSLKIIKIKDKAVGACDKHKCISVGHKISLNTALSIVQKTSHFIMPEPIRSAHILATQTMKELAQNI, encoded by the coding sequence ATGTGCTCCTGTAACTTAACACAATATCTTGGAAACATTCAGAACAATCTTTCAAAGAAAATAATAGAAGAAGATTGTTTTGAAGACATTGAAAGCGTTGTAGGAGTAGATATATCATTTTCCAAGGACAGTTTTGCAGTTGCTGCTGCTGTAGTGGTTGATTTCAATACAATTGAAGTTTTAGAAGAGAAGACTTTAGAAGTTGAAGTTTTATTTCCCTACATTACCGGTTTTTTAGGTTTTAGAGAAGCTGATGCAGCAGTTTCGGTTTTAAAAACCCTTGATAGTAAATTTGATGTTTTAATGGTTAACGGGCATGGTATCATGCATCCTCGAGGGTTTGGACTTGCTTCTCATGTAGGGCTTCTCATGGATGTGCCTGCAATTGGAGTTGCAAAAAGGTTAATTGATGGAAATTACAAACTGTATGATAATTCACTTAAAATCATAAAAATCAAAGATAAAGCCGTTGGGGCATGTGATAAGCATAAATGCATCAGTGTTGGGCATAAAATATCTTTGAATACCGCACTTAGCATTGTACAAAAAACATCGCATTTTATAATGCCAGAACCAATAAGATCAGCTCATATATTAGCTACACAGACGATGAAAGAATTAGCACAGAATATTTAA